In a single window of the Atlantibacter hermannii genome:
- the btuF_2 gene encoding vitamin B12-binding protein, which translates to MAKFIRFGALCALFLLPVALYAAPRVITLSPGNTELAFAAGITPVAVSNYSDYPEAAKKIEQVANWQGMNFERIVALKPDLVVAWRGGNAERQVNQLKALGISVLWARPHDG; encoded by the coding sequence ATGGCTAAGTTCATCCGATTCGGGGCGCTGTGCGCCCTTTTTCTTCTCCCCGTCGCGCTTTATGCCGCGCCGCGTGTTATCACCCTTTCGCCTGGCAATACCGAACTGGCTTTTGCCGCCGGTATTACCCCCGTTGCGGTCAGCAACTATTCTGATTATCCCGAGGCCGCTAAAAAAATTGAGCAGGTGGCGAACTGGCAGGGCATGAATTTCGAACGCATCGTGGCGTTGAAACCCGATTTAGTGGTGGCCTGGCGCGGAGGTAACGCCGAACGGCAGGTCAATCAACTCAAGGCGCTGGGCATTTCCGTGCTGTGGGCTCGACCCCATGACGGTTGA
- the pfs gene encoding 5'-methylthioadenosine/S-adenosylhomocysteine nucleosidase, producing MKAGIIGAMEEEVTLLRDKIENRQTLNIAGCEIYTGTLNGTEVALLKSGIGKVAAAMGATLLLEHCKPDVIINTGSAGGLAPTLKVGDIVVSDDVRYHDADVTAFGYEYGQLPGCPAGFKADEKLIAAAEACFKKLDLHAVRGLVVSGDAFINGAENLAKIRQHFPNAIAVEMEATAVAHVCHNFGVPFVVVRAISDVADKESHLSFDEFLAVAAKQSSLMVETLLQQLQHG from the coding sequence ATGAAAGCAGGCATCATTGGCGCAATGGAAGAAGAAGTCACCCTTCTGCGCGACAAAATCGAAAACCGTCAAACGCTCAACATTGCCGGATGTGAAATCTATACCGGGACGCTAAACGGCACCGAGGTGGCGCTGCTGAAATCAGGGATTGGCAAAGTCGCGGCGGCCATGGGCGCGACGCTGCTGCTGGAACATTGCAAACCGGATGTGATCATTAATACCGGTTCCGCGGGTGGCCTCGCGCCAACGCTGAAAGTGGGCGATATCGTGGTGTCTGACGATGTGCGCTATCACGATGCCGATGTGACCGCGTTTGGCTATGAATATGGTCAGTTGCCGGGTTGCCCGGCCGGTTTCAAGGCTGATGAGAAACTGATCGCCGCCGCCGAAGCGTGTTTTAAAAAGCTGGATCTTCACGCGGTGCGCGGCCTGGTGGTGAGTGGTGATGCCTTTATCAACGGCGCGGAAAACCTGGCGAAGATCCGCCAGCATTTCCCGAATGCGATTGCCGTAGAGATGGAAGCCACGGCCGTTGCTCACGTCTGTCATAACTTCGGGGTGCCATTTGTGGTGGTGCGCGCGATTTCCGATGTGGCGGATAAAGAATCCCATTTGAGCTTTGACGAATTCCTCGCGGTGGCGGCGAAGCAGTCCAGCCTGATGGTCGAAACGCTGCTTCAACAGCTGCAACATGGCTAA